From a region of the Triticum aestivum cultivar Chinese Spring chromosome 7D, IWGSC CS RefSeq v2.1, whole genome shotgun sequence genome:
- the LOC123170099 gene encoding protein synthesis inhibitor II-like gives MALLFLLLAVPTSPGAAFDAWQYPNDHKVVNDREANSISSYKAMISEVHSFGVRTSKYTEKGLPILARQTSTPKPDRWLMLELRGDGHDEIMLAIRNDNLYIEAFANSSGKWHTFANIRNLIPRATILPFKDSYRGLVNGHANLGMLELGKETTLRALHELAVYKQSVGADTSCVSRALAIMAVTFCEATRLRPIQDYILPKWLSGGATIQKPLYVVRWSDMSCAVLVARQKKGRYDGPEAVKLKDELGMTSLNEVVGALSLILWPKDNSCDSGPITWPRA, from the exons ATGGCGTTGCTTTTCCTGTTGCTGGCCGTGCCCACCAGTCCCGGTGCAGCCTTCGAC GCTTGGCAGTACCCGAATGACCACAAGGTGGTCAATGACAGAGAGGCCAACTCCATCTCAAGCTACAAGGCCATGATTTCGGAGGTGCACAGCTTCGGCGTCCGGACCAGCAAGTACACGGAGAAGGGCTTGCCGATCCTCGCCAGGCAAACCAGCACCCCGAAGCCGGACCGGTGGCTGATGCTGGAGCTCCGCGGAGACGGCCATGACGAGATCATGCTCGCCATACGAAATGACAACCTCTACATCGAGGCCTTCGCCAACAGCTCCGGGAAGTGGCACACCTTCGCCAACATCCGCAACCTCATCCCACGGGCCACCATCCTCCCCTTCAAGGACAGCTACAGGGGGCTGGTGAACGGGCACGCCAACCTCGGGATGCTGGAGCTCGGCAAGGAGACCACGCTCCGGGCGCTCCACGAGTTGGCCGTGTACAAGCAGTCAGTTGGCGCCGACACCAGCTGCGTCTCCCGCGCCCTGGCCATAATGGCTGTCACCTTCTGCGAAGCAACGCGCCTCAGGCCAATCCAAGACTACATCCTGCCCAAATGGCTCTCCGGTGGCGCCACGATCCAGAAACCCTTGTATGTGGTGAGATGGTCCGACATGTCCTGCGCCGTCCTTGTTGCGCGCCAGAAAAAGGGACGCTACGACGGGCCTGAGGCTGTCAAGCTCAAGGACGAGTTGGGCATGACAAGCCTGAATGAGGTCGTCGGTGCCCTCTCTCTCATCCTCTGGCCCAAGGACAACTCCTGCGACTCAGGCCCCATCACCTGGCCTAGGGCATGA